Sequence from the Rhodothermia bacterium genome:
TGGGTCAATGGTAATTACCAAGCCGAAGCCGATTTGAACAAGGTTTTTTGCGACGAAGTGATGGAGCGCTATGGCCACCGGAGCGCTTTTAAAGGCTGGTACATCTGCCACGAAATAAATACTTTTAACAATGGAATGATGCACGTCTATGAGGACTTATCATCGCATTTACGTGGACTTAAAAAACTACCGATACTGATCTCACCCTATATCAAAGGAGCCATGCAATTTGGCGCGGAAGCCATTTCCCTTGACCAACACATCCGAGAGTGGGAGCAGGTTTTCGCCCGTATAGAAGGCATTGTGGATGTGGTGGCATTCCAAGACGGACAAGTCCCCTTCCACGAATTAAAAGACTATTTACAAGCAAATGCAGCATTGGCCAAACGCTACAACTTGACCACTTGGAGCAATGTAGAATCGTTTGAGCGGGGTTTTCCCATTAAATTTCCACCCTTGGACTTCCGACGGTTACGCTATAAAATGGAACAAGCCCATGCCGCCGGCGTCGAAAAATTAATCACGTTCGAGTTTTCGCACTTTATGAGTCCTAACAGTATTTATCCGGCAGCACACCACCTCTATAACCGTTATCAAGAATGGCTCCAAGAACAGGTGAGTGAATAGAATCATCTTGGTGTTTACTAAAATCCAATCATGGAACCTATAACAAGCCCCCTTGTAAGGGCAAGAAGGCTTGATATAGAAAAGTACCTTGGCTTATTGGTTGCCCCGTGGCCGACCTTGTGGTGGACGTGTGCCCGCAGGCGGCGCCAATCGCGGCGGCTCTTTGTGCCCCTGATGACAAGTGGAGCAATTCACCGTCATTCCGCGTTTATCGGCAAGGGCAGGCAGG
This genomic interval carries:
- a CDS encoding DUF4434 domain-containing protein, giving the protein MIQLTGTFLDEITHDIPSQNWGKREWAKDFDAMKAVGIDTVILIRAGYDHHCTFDSKVLHKKRLMLPAYTDLVDIYLTEAERCDMHFYFGTYDSGKYWVNGNYQAEADLNKVFCDEVMERYGHRSAFKGWYICHEINTFNNGMMHVYEDLSSHLRGLKKLPILISPYIKGAMQFGAEAISLDQHIREWEQVFARIEGIVDVVAFQDGQVPFHELKDYLQANAALAKRYNLTTWSNVESFERGFPIKFPPLDFRRLRYKMEQAHAAGVEKLITFEFSHFMSPNSIYPAAHHLYNRYQEWLQEQVSE